In a genomic window of Asticcacaulis sp.:
- a CDS encoding sel1 repeat family protein, translating to MITNEVEFKSIPLPTAEMGGEELFQLGMMYSTGQGGAPVDLISAHMMFNLAAMRGSMEAQVYRKELSREMDREDIAEAQKAARQWLDAGRIGYAA from the coding sequence ATGATCACCAACGAAGTCGAGTTCAAGTCCATCCCCCTGCCGACCGCCGAAATGGGCGGTGAAGAGTTGTTCCAGCTTGGCATGATGTATTCCACCGGCCAGGGCGGCGCACCCGTCGATCTGATTTCGGCGCACATGATGTTCAACCTGGCCGCCATGCGTGGCTCGATGGAAGCTCAGGTCTATCGCAAGGAACTGTCGCGCGAGATGGACCGCGAAGATATCGCCGAAGCGCAAAAGGCCGCCCGCCAGTGGCTTGACGCCGGCCGCATCGGCTACGCGGCATAA
- a CDS encoding polysaccharide export protein has translation MPEAPLIGFARWTDDEPFYLLYPGDKLEVSVPGAPELSRQTQVGPDGRITLGLIGQVMAAYKSIPQLQAEIARAYAGILRDPQITVYPGETAPMRVLVGGEVRNPGWVDMLGDMDALQATMAAGGFTHGAKTHQVMIIRRGRNGEAMRRIIDLQDPLKGKGQLVALRRFDIVYVPRTNIAEAGVFMEQWVNNLIPGGILNYFTYRTFGN, from the coding sequence ATGCCTGAAGCGCCGCTGATCGGCTTCGCCCGCTGGACCGATGACGAACCGTTTTACCTGCTCTATCCGGGCGACAAGCTGGAGGTCAGCGTCCCCGGCGCGCCGGAACTCAGCCGCCAGACCCAGGTGGGGCCCGATGGCCGCATCACGCTCGGCCTGATCGGTCAGGTCATGGCCGCTTACAAGAGCATCCCGCAGCTACAGGCCGAAATCGCCCGCGCCTATGCCGGAATCCTGCGCGATCCGCAGATCACCGTCTATCCGGGAGAAACCGCGCCGATGCGTGTGCTGGTGGGCGGAGAGGTCAGAAATCCGGGCTGGGTCGATATGCTGGGCGATATGGACGCGCTCCAGGCCACCATGGCCGCCGGCGGGTTCACGCATGGCGCCAAGACGCACCAGGTGATGATCATCCGCCGCGGCCGCAACGGCGAGGCCATGCGCCGCATTATCGACCTGCAGGATCCGCTCAAGGGCAAGGGCCAGCTTGTGGCGCTGCGCCGCTTCGATATCGTCTATGTGCCGCGCACCAATATCGCCGAGGCTGGCGTCTTTATGGAGCAGTGGGTCAATAACCTGATCCCCGGCGGCATACTGAATTATTTTACCTACCGGACGTTCGGCAATTAG
- a CDS encoding Wzz/FepE/Etk N-terminal domain-containing protein — protein sequence MRTEDVWDDDGDRVVPLRRPAGQRQPEAGRGGGSRVMQLGLGDIIALLFRELWLMIIVFAVIFGVGLMAAFSMPSSYTAGASLLMQLGKNYVYEPVAGDAARGATATIDQVVQSEVEILSSTELKRNVIAKLGYKVILPSSPELWNPKTDAARAEADAAALKVLQVGFEASTAPQNNVVRLTFKHEDAQSASLILNTLIDEYLTYRQQVYADQTGPLLQKQKDSFDARLAEADRTYQAFLAQNGVADYDAAKATYAKIYDQVTTDLYAAQTQYATDQAKLSEVKASLARLNPEMSIERDLDLSVPSKIFALQQQRQDLLSRYLPTAQPVKDIDAQIASLQAMMNSGKGIGEATHKLGANPLYQSLMGQKFDLEADMASISGRMRLLQQQGGQVMGKLQGLAGLEAEYNTLATERSALRDSIKTFTQRIQENEAAQEMKAGDDTVRVVEKASMPNRPKSLKRIILILSFLFAGFTALCAGLLRVYTRKGFANAQMAAKVLDLPVLAQAKTKAA from the coding sequence ATGCGCACCGAAGACGTGTGGGACGATGACGGCGACCGGGTCGTGCCTCTGCGCCGCCCGGCGGGCCAGCGTCAGCCGGAAGCGGGCCGAGGCGGGGGCAGCCGCGTCATGCAGCTTGGCCTGGGTGATATCATCGCCCTGCTGTTCCGCGAACTGTGGCTGATGATCATTGTCTTTGCTGTCATTTTCGGCGTCGGGCTGATGGCGGCTTTTTCCATGCCTTCCAGCTATACCGCCGGGGCCAGCCTGCTGATGCAGCTTGGCAAGAACTATGTCTACGAGCCGGTGGCCGGTGATGCGGCGCGCGGCGCCACGGCGACGATCGATCAGGTGGTGCAGTCCGAAGTCGAAATCCTCAGTTCCACCGAGCTGAAGCGCAATGTCATCGCCAAGCTGGGCTACAAGGTCATCCTGCCGTCATCGCCTGAATTGTGGAATCCGAAAACGGATGCTGCGCGCGCGGAAGCGGATGCGGCGGCGCTCAAGGTGCTTCAGGTCGGGTTTGAAGCCTCGACCGCGCCGCAGAACAATGTCGTGCGCCTGACCTTCAAGCATGAGGACGCACAATCGGCATCGCTGATCCTCAATACGCTGATCGACGAATACCTGACCTATCGTCAGCAGGTCTATGCCGACCAGACCGGCCCCCTGCTGCAAAAGCAGAAGGACAGCTTCGACGCCCGCCTGGCCGAAGCCGACCGCACCTATCAGGCGTTCCTGGCGCAGAATGGCGTGGCCGATTATGACGCCGCCAAGGCGACCTATGCCAAGATCTACGACCAGGTGACGACCGATCTCTATGCCGCCCAGACGCAGTACGCCACCGATCAGGCCAAGCTTTCCGAGGTCAAGGCCAGCCTGGCGCGCCTGAACCCGGAAATGAGCATCGAGCGCGATCTTGATCTTTCGGTGCCTAGCAAGATTTTCGCCCTGCAACAGCAGCGTCAGGACCTGCTGTCGCGTTATCTGCCAACGGCCCAGCCGGTGAAGGATATCGACGCGCAGATCGCTTCGCTCCAGGCCATGATGAACAGCGGCAAGGGAATCGGCGAGGCGACGCACAAGCTGGGCGCCAATCCGCTGTATCAGAGCCTGATGGGCCAGAAATTCGACCTGGAGGCCGACATGGCGTCGATTTCCGGCCGGATGCGCCTGCTTCAACAGCAGGGCGGGCAGGTGATGGGCAAGCTTCAGGGGCTGGCCGGGCTGGAGGCCGAGTATAACACGCTGGCCACTGAGCGCAGTGCTTTGCGCGACAGCATCAAGACCTTCACCCAGCGCATTCAGGAAAATGAGGCGGCACAGGAAATGAAGGCGGGCGACGATACGGTGCGCGTGGTCGAGAAGGCGTCAATGCCGAACCGGCCCAAGAGCCTGAAACGGATTATCCTGATCCTGAGCTTCCTGTTCGCCGGCTTCACCGCCCTGTGCGCGGGCCTGCTGCGGGTCTATACGCGCAAGGGGTTTGCCAATGCGCAGATGGCCGCAAAGGTGCTGGACCTGCCGGTGCTGGCCCAGGCCAAAACAAAGGCGGCGTGA
- a CDS encoding transcriptional regulator, translated as MVDLTREMADLMSALGRPQSASGRALMFVSACGGEGVSTVAREYARCEAAFAKKPVWLVDADLAQQSQMRALTEDTERFGPPGALSQATPDGSVFFTVTPPGRETDAHYLVARPFLGRRLWVTRFRHKNLAPDQKARIFDRTTYWKALRQHAQTIVVDAPSVARSTTALQLAPLMDGVIMVVSEGEGDIQARIDLKNDIEQVGGRVLGMVYNNASRIVGGAVRRPLGRLAAL; from the coding sequence ATGGTTGATCTGACACGCGAAATGGCTGACCTGATGTCGGCGCTTGGCCGGCCGCAATCGGCCAGCGGGCGGGCGCTGATGTTTGTTTCGGCCTGTGGCGGCGAGGGTGTCTCGACCGTGGCGCGGGAATATGCCCGCTGCGAGGCCGCCTTCGCCAAAAAGCCGGTCTGGCTGGTGGATGCCGACCTCGCGCAGCAGAGCCAGATGCGGGCCCTGACGGAAGATACGGAGCGCTTCGGCCCGCCGGGGGCGCTCAGCCAGGCCACGCCTGACGGCTCGGTCTTTTTCACCGTGACGCCGCCGGGCCGCGAAACGGATGCGCATTACCTGGTGGCACGGCCGTTTCTTGGCCGCCGGCTGTGGGTGACCCGCTTCCGTCACAAGAACCTGGCCCCCGATCAGAAGGCCCGGATTTTCGACCGGACGACCTATTGGAAAGCCCTGCGGCAGCACGCCCAGACGATCGTGGTCGATGCGCCCTCCGTGGCGCGGTCAACCACAGCCCTGCAACTGGCGCCGCTGATGGACGGGGTGATCATGGTGGTCAGCGAAGGTGAGGGCGATATCCAGGCGCGTATCGATCTGAAGAACGATATCGAGCAGGTTGGCGGCCGGGTTCTGGGCATGGTCTATAATAATGCCAGCCGGATTGTGGGCGGGGCTGTGAGGCGGCCGCTCGGGCGGCTGGCGGCCCTGTGA
- a CDS encoding O-antigen ligase family protein, with amino-acid sequence MRLDIGGTVSDFWPGVKADWRDDWLSLVFGASVLFVFSQAWLCPLFGYGAQSAAAGLIVRNFYYPFYLMSLGLALICWRQMFSALWRTPLILSLVSLCALSYFWSIDPSGTLRRFVALSFTVLAGYALAARFSWARLTEVVALAFTVMMLGSAFLAIFIPKMGVMHELFPGAWRGMWLEKNNLGSCMAIGFVAAAAAALHNPRRQVFWWIMAAGMVLLTVLSTSKTSLVCLVLGMGGVGFIWLARRGPVLGILLTWLAVTVLLALSGLVLFAPEKLYLLLGKDATLTGRTFIWDGISRVMEDRPKLGYGYGVVWTDEGDYAPLAKITAVAGFRAYHAHSCWFETWLGMGIVGLSLWAMVFTETWLKGLYRMLRGDGGYFALPLIGIYSLSSLTESITLSWNDLRWSLFVMVLVKLSLPRDEDAKDFVRQAITR; translated from the coding sequence GTGAGACTGGACATCGGGGGCACGGTCTCCGATTTCTGGCCCGGTGTGAAGGCGGACTGGCGCGATGACTGGCTGTCTCTCGTCTTCGGCGCATCGGTTCTGTTCGTCTTTTCGCAGGCGTGGCTGTGTCCTTTGTTTGGCTATGGCGCGCAATCGGCGGCGGCGGGGCTGATTGTTCGTAATTTCTATTACCCCTTCTACCTGATGAGCCTTGGGCTGGCGCTGATCTGCTGGCGGCAGATGTTCAGCGCCCTGTGGCGGACGCCGCTGATATTGAGCCTGGTGAGCCTGTGCGCCCTTTCGTATTTCTGGTCGATCGATCCGTCTGGTACGCTGCGGCGCTTTGTGGCCCTGTCGTTCACCGTCCTGGCCGGCTATGCGCTGGCGGCGCGCTTTTCCTGGGCGCGACTGACCGAGGTGGTGGCGCTGGCCTTTACGGTCATGATGCTGGGCTCGGCCTTCCTGGCCATTTTCATCCCGAAAATGGGCGTGATGCACGAACTTTTCCCCGGCGCCTGGCGCGGCATGTGGCTGGAGAAGAACAATCTCGGCTCCTGCATGGCCATCGGTTTCGTGGCGGCCGCGGCGGCGGCCCTGCATAATCCCCGCCGGCAGGTCTTCTGGTGGATCATGGCGGCGGGCATGGTGTTGCTGACCGTGCTTTCGACCTCCAAGACCTCGCTGGTCTGCCTGGTGCTGGGCATGGGCGGGGTTGGCTTCATCTGGCTGGCGCGGCGCGGGCCGGTGCTGGGTATCCTGCTGACCTGGCTGGCGGTAACGGTCCTGCTGGCCCTGTCCGGACTGGTGCTGTTCGCGCCGGAAAAGCTCTATCTGCTGCTTGGCAAGGATGCCACCCTGACCGGCCGGACCTTCATCTGGGACGGCATTTCGCGGGTGATGGAGGACCGGCCGAAACTGGGCTATGGCTATGGCGTGGTGTGGACGGACGAGGGCGATTACGCGCCGCTGGCCAAGATCACCGCCGTGGCCGGATTTCGCGCCTATCACGCCCATTCCTGCTGGTTCGAGACCTGGCTCGGCATGGGGATTGTGGGCTTAAGCCTCTGGGCGATGGTTTTCACCGAAACCTGGCTGAAGGGGCTTTACCGTATGTTGCGCGGCGATGGCGGCTATTTCGCCCTGCCGCTGATCGGTATCTACAGCCTGTCTTCCCTGACTGAAAGTATCACCCTGAGCTGGAATGACCTTCGCTGGAGCCTGTTTGTCATGGTGCTGGTGAAACTGTCCCTGCCACGGGATGAGGATGCGAAGGACTTTGTAAGGCAGGCGATTACGCGTTAA
- a CDS encoding VOC family protein gives MSIVGIGGVFFRADNPEALQAWYDKHLGVVVNFAAPWVPQPGPTLFMPFSRTADHFPLDKQWMINFRVTELDRLISSLRDAGIKVTTNADWDTPETGKFARIYDPEGNPIELWEPPLD, from the coding sequence ATGTCGATTGTGGGTATCGGTGGCGTATTCTTTCGGGCGGATAATCCTGAGGCCCTGCAAGCCTGGTATGACAAGCATCTGGGCGTGGTGGTCAATTTTGCCGCGCCCTGGGTGCCGCAACCGGGGCCGACCCTGTTCATGCCCTTCAGCCGCACAGCGGATCACTTCCCGCTCGATAAGCAGTGGATGATCAATTTCCGGGTGACGGAACTGGATAGGCTGATTTCATCCCTGCGCGACGCGGGCATAAAGGTCACGACAAACGCCGACTGGGACACGCCGGAAACTGGCAAATTTGCCCGCATCTACGACCCTGAAGGCAATCCAATCGAACTGTGGGAACCGCCGCTGGATTAA
- a CDS encoding glycosyltransferase family 2 protein, whose product MSQPFRNTAFTTVTPRLSVLIPFYKESPLSLLRALCSRTPEALEIILIDDGSGMADITAEVSAFINQSPLACELITLPHNEGRARGRNRLTTAARGDYFLFLDSDMLPDDPGFLDRWLTEADSQSTVVFGGFSLIQAPDTKAFAIHKAMAGQSDCLSAAERAEHPEKYVFTSNLLVRRDVFAAETFDSNFTGWGWEDTEWGMRVAARYGVGHIDNTATHMGLDTPETLARKYEQSVGNFAHVIKKHPHVVSQYPSYKAAKILKKVPFMSAFRPLIKWAGLTPLLPVRLRAFALRLYRAALYAQVV is encoded by the coding sequence ATGAGCCAGCCCTTCCGCAACACGGCTTTCACCACCGTAACGCCGCGCCTGTCGGTGCTGATCCCGTTTTACAAAGAGTCGCCGCTCTCCCTGTTGCGCGCCTTGTGCAGCCGCACACCTGAAGCGCTGGAAATCATCCTGATCGATGACGGCTCCGGCATGGCGGACATCACCGCCGAGGTCAGCGCCTTTATCAACCAGTCCCCGCTGGCCTGCGAACTGATTACCCTGCCTCATAACGAAGGCCGGGCGCGCGGCCGTAACCGGCTGACCACAGCGGCGCGCGGCGACTATTTCCTCTTTCTCGATTCCGACATGCTGCCCGATGATCCCGGCTTCCTTGATCGCTGGCTCACTGAGGCCGATAGCCAGTCCACGGTCGTTTTCGGCGGTTTTTCGCTGATTCAGGCACCCGATACGAAAGCCTTCGCCATCCACAAGGCCATGGCTGGCCAAAGCGATTGCCTGAGCGCCGCAGAACGCGCTGAACACCCGGAAAAATACGTCTTCACCTCGAATCTGCTGGTGCGGCGCGATGTCTTTGCTGCCGAGACCTTCGATTCCAACTTCACCGGCTGGGGCTGGGAAGATACCGAATGGGGAATGCGCGTGGCGGCCCGCTACGGGGTCGGCCATATCGACAATACGGCCACCCATATGGGCCTCGATACGCCCGAAACCCTGGCGCGAAAATATGAACAATCGGTCGGCAATTTCGCCCACGTGATCAAAAAGCATCCTCATGTGGTCTCTCAATATCCGAGCTATAAAGCGGCAAAAATATTGAAAAAAGTCCCATTTATGAGCGCCTTTCGCCCATTGATCAAATGGGCTGGCCTGACCCCGCTCCTGCCGGTCAGGCTGCGCGCCTTCGCCCTGCGCCTTTACCGCGCCGCCCTCTACGCACAGGTGGTCTGA